A part of Aegilops tauschii subsp. strangulata cultivar AL8/78 chromosome 2, Aet v6.0, whole genome shotgun sequence genomic DNA contains:
- the LOC109768052 gene encoding small ribosomal subunit protein eS12, translated as MAEEAPTPVVAPVEAPTPVLGEPMDLMTALQLVMKKSSAHDGLVKGLREAAKSIEKHAAQLCVLAEDCDQPDYVKLVKALCAEHNVHLVTVPSAKTLGEWAGLCKIDSEGKARKVVGCSCVVVKDYGEESEGLNIVQEYVKSH; from the exons ATGGC GGAAGAAGCCCCGACACCAGTTGTTGCCCCAGTAGAGGCACCTACCCCGGTTCTTGGTGAGCCGATGGACTTGATGACTGCTCTACAGCTTGTCATGAAGAAGTCAAGTGCTCATGATGGCCTTGTGAAGGGGCTCCGTGAGGCTGCCAAGTCCATTGAGAAGCATGCTGCTCAGCTTTGTGTGCTGGCTGAGGATTGTGACCAGCCTGATTACGTGAAGCTCGTTAAGGCACTATGCGCTGAGCACAATGTTCACCTGGTTACTGTGCCAAGTGCTAAAACTCTTGGAGAGTGGGCAGGG CTTTGCAAGATTGACTCTGAGGGCAAGGCAAGGAAGGTTGTGGGCTGCTCTTGCGTTGTTGTCAAG GACTATGGTGAAGAATCCGAGGGCCTTAACATCGTGCAGGAGTACGTCAAGTCTCACTAG